Proteins from a single region of Pseudomonas fulva:
- a CDS encoding YdcF family protein produces MPLRYLLKQFFMPPGILLLLIALGWFLRRRFPRLAVCCFALGLGGLWLMSLPVTVEWMARAIEREPAITQQQWATLARQADVIVVLGGGRDSRDPAWGGEQPSAMALERTRYAARLAKASGLPVLTSGGLHFGRPPSEAALMAEVMHEDLGVDVRWQEERSRTTWENATETAALLEPEGIRRVLLVTQAWHMPRSRWCFEQAGFEVVTAPVGFLGVPNGRPMGGWLPEGKAFWQSTLLLNEVIGALAYPLAYGR; encoded by the coding sequence ATGCCGCTGCGCTATCTGCTCAAGCAGTTCTTCATGCCGCCCGGCATCCTGTTGCTGCTTATCGCCCTGGGCTGGTTTCTGCGTCGGCGGTTCCCGCGGCTGGCCGTCTGCTGTTTCGCCCTCGGGCTCGGCGGCCTGTGGCTGATGAGCCTGCCGGTGACGGTGGAATGGATGGCCAGGGCGATCGAGCGCGAACCCGCCATCACCCAGCAGCAGTGGGCCACGCTGGCCCGGCAGGCGGACGTCATCGTCGTGCTCGGCGGTGGCCGCGACTCGCGCGACCCGGCCTGGGGCGGCGAGCAGCCCAGCGCCATGGCACTGGAGCGGACTCGCTATGCGGCGCGCCTGGCCAAGGCCTCGGGCCTGCCGGTGCTGACCAGCGGCGGCCTGCATTTCGGTCGTCCACCCAGCGAGGCGGCGCTGATGGCCGAGGTGATGCACGAGGACCTGGGCGTCGACGTGCGCTGGCAGGAAGAGCGCAGTCGCACCACCTGGGAGAATGCCACCGAGACCGCTGCATTGCTGGAGCCCGAGGGCATTCGCCGGGTACTGCTGGTCACCCAGGCCTGGCACATGCCGCGTTCTCGCTGGTGCTTCGAGCAGGCGGGCTTCGAGGTGGTGACCGCGCCGGTGGGTTTTCTCGGCGTGCCCAATGGCCGGCCCATGGGCGGCTGGCTGCCGGAAGGCAAGGCTTTCTGGCAGAGCACCTTGCTGCTCAATGAGGTGATCGGCGCGCTGGCCTATCCGCTGGCCTACGGGCGTTAG
- the leuS gene encoding leucine--tRNA ligase translates to MHEQYQPREIEAAAQSHWDAQNSFVVSEQPGKDTFYCLSMFPYPSGKLHMGHVRNYTIGDVIARYQRMLGKNVLQPMGWDAFGMPAENAAMKNNVAPAKWTYENIAYMKSQLKSLGLAVDWTREVTTCKPDYYRWEQWLFTRLFEKGVIYRKNGTVNWDPVDQTVLANEQVIDGRGWRSGALIEKREIPMYYFKITAYADELLSSLDELDGWPEQVKTMQRNWIGKSRGMEVQFPYDVASIGEAGALKVFTTRPDTLMGATYVAVAAEHPLATLAAKENPELQAFIAECKAGSVAEADMATQEKKGLPTSLFVEHPLTGEKLPVWVANYVLMHYGDGAVMAVPAHDERDFAFARKYHLPVKAVVRTSAGDEVGSEWQDAYGEHGQLINSGEFDGLDFEGAFDAIEAALLRKQLGKSRTQFRLRDWGISRQRYWGCPIPIIHCDSCGDVPVPEEQLPVVLPEDVVPDGAGSPLARMPEFYACSCPKCGAPAKRETDTMDTFVESSWYFARYASPHYTGGMVDPAAANHWLPVDQYIGGIEHAILHLLYARFFHKLMRDEGLVTSNEPFKNLLTQGMVVAETYYRTLDNGGKDWFNPADVSVERDAKGKVIAAKLTSDGLPVEIGGTEKMSKSKNNGVDPQDMIDQYGADTCRLFMMFASPPDMSCEWSDAGVEGANRFLRRVWRLAQGHVSQGLPGVLDIATLDDAGKDVRRAIHLAIKQASQDVGQHHKFNTAIAQVMTLMNVLEKAPQDTDQQRALLQEGLETVALLLAPITPHISHELWQELGHEEAIIDASWPSVDEAALVQDSLTLVIQVNGKLRGQIEVPADASREAVEAAARSNENVQRFTEGLTIRKVIVVPGKLVNIVAS, encoded by the coding sequence ATGCACGAACAGTATCAGCCACGTGAAATCGAAGCCGCCGCGCAATCCCACTGGGACGCGCAGAATTCCTTTGTCGTCAGCGAACAGCCCGGCAAGGACACCTTCTACTGCCTGTCGATGTTCCCCTACCCGAGCGGCAAGCTGCACATGGGGCACGTGCGCAACTACACCATCGGTGACGTGATCGCCCGCTACCAGCGCATGCTCGGCAAGAACGTGCTGCAGCCCATGGGTTGGGACGCTTTCGGCATGCCGGCGGAAAACGCCGCGATGAAGAACAACGTGGCGCCGGCCAAGTGGACCTACGAAAACATCGCCTACATGAAGAGCCAGCTGAAAAGCCTGGGTCTGGCGGTGGACTGGACGCGCGAGGTCACCACCTGCAAGCCCGATTACTACCGCTGGGAACAATGGCTGTTCACCCGCCTGTTCGAAAAGGGCGTGATCTACCGCAAGAACGGCACCGTCAACTGGGACCCGGTCGACCAGACCGTACTGGCCAACGAGCAGGTCATCGATGGCCGCGGCTGGCGTTCCGGCGCGCTGATCGAGAAGCGCGAGATCCCCATGTACTACTTCAAGATCACCGCTTACGCGGATGAACTCTTGAGCAGCCTGGACGAACTCGATGGCTGGCCGGAACAGGTCAAGACCATGCAGCGCAACTGGATCGGCAAGTCGCGCGGCATGGAAGTGCAGTTCCCCTACGACGTCGCCTCCATCGGCGAAGCCGGTGCGCTGAAAGTGTTCACCACCCGCCCGGATACCCTGATGGGCGCGACCTACGTCGCCGTGGCCGCCGAGCACCCGCTGGCCACCCTGGCCGCCAAGGAGAACCCCGAGCTGCAGGCGTTCATCGCCGAATGCAAGGCTGGCAGTGTCGCCGAAGCCGACATGGCCACCCAGGAAAAGAAAGGCCTGCCGACCTCGCTGTTCGTCGAGCACCCGCTGACCGGCGAGAAACTGCCGGTGTGGGTCGCCAACTACGTGCTGATGCACTACGGCGACGGCGCGGTGATGGCGGTTCCGGCCCACGACGAGCGCGACTTCGCCTTTGCCCGCAAGTACCACCTGCCGGTCAAGGCCGTGGTACGCACCAGCGCGGGCGATGAAGTCGGCAGCGAGTGGCAGGACGCCTACGGCGAGCACGGCCAGCTGATCAACTCCGGCGAGTTCGACGGCCTGGACTTCGAAGGCGCGTTCGATGCCATCGAAGCGGCGCTGCTGCGCAAGCAACTCGGCAAATCGCGCACCCAGTTCCGCCTGCGCGACTGGGGCATCAGCCGCCAGCGCTACTGGGGCTGCCCGATCCCGATCATCCACTGCGACAGCTGTGGCGACGTACCGGTGCCGGAAGAGCAACTGCCGGTGGTGCTGCCCGAAGACGTGGTGCCGGACGGCGCCGGCTCGCCCCTGGCGCGCATGCCCGAATTCTACGCCTGCAGCTGCCCGAAATGCGGCGCACCGGCCAAGCGCGAAACCGACACCATGGACACCTTCGTGGAATCCTCCTGGTACTTCGCCCGCTACGCCTCGCCGCACTACACCGGCGGCATGGTCGACCCGGCCGCGGCCAACCACTGGCTGCCGGTGGACCAGTACATCGGCGGTATCGAGCACGCCATCCTGCACCTGCTCTACGCGCGCTTCTTCCACAAGCTGATGCGCGACGAAGGCCTGGTCACCTCCAACGAGCCGTTCAAGAATCTGCTGACCCAGGGCATGGTCGTCGCCGAAACCTACTACCGCACCCTTGATAACGGCGGCAAGGACTGGTTCAACCCGGCCGACGTCAGCGTCGAGCGCGATGCCAAGGGCAAGGTGATCGCCGCCAAGCTGACCAGCGACGGCCTGCCGGTGGAAATCGGCGGCACCGAGAAGATGTCCAAGTCGAAGAACAACGGTGTCGACCCGCAGGACATGATCGACCAGTACGGCGCCGACACCTGCCGCCTGTTCATGATGTTCGCCTCGCCGCCCGACATGAGCTGCGAATGGTCGGATGCCGGCGTCGAGGGTGCCAACCGCTTCCTGCGCCGCGTCTGGCGCCTGGCCCAGGGCCATGTCAGCCAGGGCCTGCCGGGCGTACTGGATATCGCCACGCTGGACGACGCCGGCAAGGACGTGCGCCGCGCCATCCACCTGGCCATCAAGCAGGCCTCCCAGGACGTGGGCCAGCACCACAAGTTCAACACCGCCATCGCCCAGGTGATGACCCTGATGAACGTGCTGGAAAAGGCCCCGCAGGACACCGATCAACAGCGCGCCCTGCTTCAGGAGGGCCTGGAAACCGTCGCCCTGCTGCTCGCCCCGATCACCCCGCACATCAGCCACGAGCTGTGGCAGGAGCTGGGCCACGAGGAAGCCATCATCGACGCCAGCTGGCCGTCCGTGGACGAAGCAGCCCTGGTGCAGGACAGCCTGACCCTGGTGATCCAGGTCAACGGCAAGCTGCGCGGGCAGATCGAGGTGCCGGCCGATGCCAGCCGCGAGGCGGTCGAGGCGGCGGCGCGCAGCAACGAGAACGTGCAACGCTTCACCGAAGGGCTGACGATCCGCAAGGTCATCGTGGTGCCCGGCAAGCTGGTCAATATCGTCGCCAGTTGA
- the lptE gene encoding LPS assembly lipoprotein LptE, translated as MIKRNLLVIGLAGLLGACGFQLRGTGDVQFALKELDVSARDTYGDTVRDVKDVLENNGVRVFPGAAYKLYLAGERESQRSASYTSSARSVEYERTMSLDYEIRGAKNLLLLSNKLEVQSYYVQDSNNLIGNDQQAAQLRTEMRRDLVQQLAQRLQQITPAQLDELQQTAEAKAKAEADALEAARQREAAQPQQSPIELPVQ; from the coding sequence ATGATCAAGCGCAATCTGTTGGTAATCGGCCTGGCAGGCCTGCTCGGCGCGTGCGGCTTCCAGCTGCGTGGCACCGGCGACGTGCAATTCGCCCTCAAGGAGCTCGACGTCAGCGCACGCGACACCTACGGCGACACCGTGCGTGACGTCAAGGACGTGCTGGAGAACAACGGCGTTCGCGTGTTCCCAGGCGCGGCCTACAAGCTGTATCTGGCGGGCGAGCGCGAGAGCCAGCGCTCGGCCAGCTACACCAGTTCGGCGCGCAGCGTCGAGTACGAGCGCACCATGAGCCTGGACTACGAGATCCGTGGCGCCAAGAACCTGCTGCTGCTGAGCAACAAGCTCGAAGTGCAGAGCTACTACGTGCAGGACTCCAACAACCTGATCGGCAACGACCAGCAGGCAGCCCAGCTGCGTACCGAGATGCGCCGCGATCTGGTGCAACAACTGGCCCAGCGCCTGCAGCAGATCACCCCGGCGCAACTGGACGAGCTGCAGCAGACCGCCGAAGCCAAGGCGAAAGCCGAAGCCGATGCTCTGGAGGCGGCCCGTCAGCGCGAAGCGGCGCAGCCGCAGCAATCGCCCATCGAACTGCCGGTGCAGTAA
- the holA gene encoding DNA polymerase III subunit delta has product MKLAPAQLGKHLQGALAPVYVVCGDEALLCQEATDAIRSASRAQGFTEREVFHAEANFDWGMLYEAGASLSLFAEKRVIELRIPNGKPGDKGAAAILEYLGRPPEDTLLLITLPKLDGSTQKTKWAKALIDGPNCQFVQIWPVDANGLPQWIRQRLAQAGMNASAEAIDLIAARVEGNLLAAAQEIEKLKLLADGQQIDAGTVQAAVADSARYDVFGLIDAILNGEAAHALRMLDGLRGEGQESLFIVVMLARELRQLANIAYQHDQGVPLDKAFASARPPVWDKRRPLVSKALQRHTPARWNALLMDAQQIDAQVKGQAPGDPWASLSRLVLMMAGQRLKLGA; this is encoded by the coding sequence ATGAAACTCGCTCCCGCCCAACTCGGCAAACACCTGCAAGGCGCGCTCGCCCCGGTTTACGTGGTGTGCGGCGACGAAGCCCTGCTCTGCCAGGAAGCCACCGACGCGATCCGCAGCGCCAGCCGCGCCCAGGGCTTTACCGAGCGCGAGGTGTTTCACGCCGAAGCCAATTTCGACTGGGGCATGCTCTACGAAGCCGGCGCCAGCCTGTCGCTGTTCGCCGAGAAGCGCGTCATCGAATTGCGCATCCCCAACGGCAAGCCGGGGGACAAGGGCGCAGCCGCGATTCTCGAATACCTCGGCCGACCACCGGAAGACACCCTGCTGCTGATCACCCTGCCCAAGCTCGACGGCAGCACGCAGAAGACCAAATGGGCCAAGGCGCTGATCGACGGGCCCAACTGCCAGTTCGTGCAGATCTGGCCGGTGGATGCCAACGGGCTGCCGCAGTGGATCCGCCAGCGCCTGGCCCAGGCGGGCATGAATGCCAGCGCCGAGGCCATCGACCTGATCGCCGCCCGGGTCGAAGGCAACCTGCTGGCCGCCGCCCAGGAAATCGAAAAGCTCAAGCTGCTCGCCGACGGCCAGCAGATCGATGCCGGCACCGTCCAGGCGGCGGTCGCCGACAGCGCCCGTTACGACGTGTTCGGCCTGATCGACGCCATCCTCAATGGCGAGGCCGCCCACGCCCTGCGCATGCTCGACGGACTGCGTGGCGAAGGCCAGGAATCGCTGTTCATCGTGGTGATGCTGGCCCGCGAGCTACGCCAGCTGGCCAACATCGCCTACCAGCATGACCAGGGCGTCCCGCTGGACAAGGCCTTCGCCTCGGCGCGCCCGCCGGTGTGGGACAAGCGCCGCCCGCTGGTCAGCAAGGCCCTGCAGCGCCACACGCCGGCGCGCTGGAATGCCCTGCTGATGGACGCCCAGCAGATCGACGCCCAGGTCAAGGGCCAGGCGCCGGGCGATCCCTGGGCCAGCCTGTCGCGCCTGGTACTGATGATGGCCGGGCAGCGCCTGAAACTCGGCGCTTAA
- the arfA gene encoding alternative ribosome rescue factor ArfA: MSKKKRPNKAKSIIAQPLFRLRQERPGKGKGSYNRQASQQNWEACSFKAA, translated from the coding sequence ATGAGCAAGAAGAAGCGCCCCAACAAGGCCAAATCCATCATCGCCCAGCCGCTGTTCCGCTTACGCCAGGAACGCCCCGGCAAAGGAAAAGGCAGCTACAACCGCCAAGCCTCCCAGCAAAACTGGGAGGCTTGTTCGTTTAAGGCGGCTTGA
- a CDS encoding lytic murein transglycosylase, with protein sequence MPNLFIRGLPATAAASFLLLLTACADAPAQPLASTSTLPSPSSTAAATGQPVEEQLSFEQWRDLLRSDAIAAGISPTLFDRAFAGVVPNPDVVKADSSQPEFSRPVWEYLKGAVSPSRVARGRILLTQNRAMLNQIEQRYGVDAETLVAIWGLESNFGSNIGSHNVVRSLATLAYEGRRQAFWRSQLLAVLQILQHGDIAPESLVGSWAGAMGQTQFMPTTYNEHAVDFDGDGKRDVWTSTADALASAAHYLQSANWQLRQPWGYEVQLPQGFDYALADPEVRRSVAQWRELGIHPVGQPLSTPRDDASATLLLPAGHRGPAFLLFSNFRSILRYNNSTSYALAIGLLSDSLRGGNTVQGSWPEGDRQLGRSERVELQERLNARGFDSGHADGIIGANTRKAIRAFQLHLGWPADGYPDAKLLEQLRQPH encoded by the coding sequence ATGCCCAACCTGTTCATTCGCGGCCTGCCTGCCACCGCTGCGGCCAGCTTCCTGCTTTTGCTCACGGCTTGCGCCGATGCCCCGGCCCAGCCTCTGGCGTCCACCAGTACGCTACCGAGCCCCTCCTCCACCGCTGCGGCCACCGGCCAACCTGTCGAAGAGCAGCTGAGCTTCGAACAATGGCGCGACCTGCTGCGCAGCGACGCCATCGCCGCCGGCATCAGCCCGACCCTGTTCGACCGTGCCTTCGCCGGCGTGGTGCCGAACCCCGACGTGGTCAAGGCCGACAGCAGCCAGCCCGAATTCAGTCGCCCGGTATGGGAATACCTCAAGGGTGCGGTATCGCCGAGCCGGGTCGCCCGCGGGCGCATCCTGCTGACCCAGAACCGCGCCATGCTCAACCAGATCGAACAGCGCTACGGCGTCGACGCCGAAACCCTGGTCGCCATCTGGGGCCTGGAGAGCAACTTCGGCAGCAATATCGGCAGCCACAATGTGGTGCGCTCCCTGGCCACCCTGGCCTATGAAGGCCGTCGCCAGGCCTTCTGGCGCAGCCAGCTGCTCGCCGTGCTGCAGATTCTCCAGCATGGCGACATCGCCCCGGAAAGCCTGGTCGGCTCCTGGGCCGGAGCCATGGGCCAGACCCAGTTCATGCCCACCACCTACAACGAGCACGCCGTGGATTTCGACGGCGACGGCAAGCGTGACGTGTGGACCTCCACCGCCGACGCCCTGGCCTCGGCCGCCCACTACCTGCAGAGCGCCAACTGGCAATTGCGCCAGCCCTGGGGTTACGAGGTGCAACTGCCGCAAGGTTTCGACTACGCCCTGGCCGACCCGGAAGTACGGCGCAGCGTGGCGCAGTGGCGTGAGCTGGGTATCCACCCCGTGGGTCAGCCGCTGAGCACCCCGCGCGATGACGCCAGCGCCACCCTGTTGCTGCCCGCCGGGCACCGCGGTCCGGCCTTCCTGCTGTTCAGCAATTTCCGCAGCATCCTGCGCTACAACAACTCGACCTCCTACGCCCTGGCTATCGGCCTGCTGTCCGACAGCCTGCGCGGTGGCAATACGGTGCAGGGCAGCTGGCCCGAGGGCGACCGCCAGCTGGGTCGCAGCGAGCGCGTGGAACTGCAGGAACGCCTGAATGCCCGTGGCTTCGATTCCGGCCATGCCGACGGCATCATCGGCGCCAATACCCGCAAGGCCATCCGCGCCTTCCAGCTGCACCTGGGCTGGCCGGCCGACGGCTACCCGGATGCCAAGCTGCTCGAGCAGTTGCGCCAGCCGCACTGA
- a CDS encoding acyl-CoA dehydrogenase family protein — MHDIELNEEQRMIRECTRQFARRAIAPHAQDWEKAGWIDDAAVAQMGEMGLLGMIVPDTWGGSYLDYVAYALAVEEVSAADAATGTLMSVHNSVGCGPLLNYGSDEQKSQWLARLASGEVIGCFCLTEPQAGSEAHNLRTRAELRDGRWVLNGAKQFVSNGRRAGLAIVFAVTDATLGKQGISAFLVPTNTPGFRIDRSEHKMGIRASDTCAITLDDCSIPAANLLGERGKGLSIALSNLEGGRIGIAAQAVGIARAAFEAALLYSRERVQFDKPIGEHQSIANLLADMHTQINAARLLTLHAARLRSAGEPCLSEASQAKLFASEMAERVCSKALQIHGGYGYLEDFPVQRYYRDARITQIYEGASEIQRLLIARELKHYAL; from the coding sequence ATGCACGACATCGAGCTGAACGAAGAACAACGCATGATCCGCGAGTGCACCCGGCAGTTCGCCCGGCGCGCCATCGCCCCCCACGCCCAGGACTGGGAAAAGGCGGGCTGGATTGACGATGCCGCAGTGGCCCAGATGGGCGAAATGGGCCTCTTGGGCATGATCGTGCCGGACACCTGGGGCGGCAGCTACCTCGACTACGTGGCCTATGCCCTGGCGGTGGAAGAAGTCTCCGCCGCCGATGCCGCCACCGGTACGCTGATGAGCGTGCACAACTCGGTGGGCTGCGGCCCACTGCTCAACTACGGCAGCGACGAGCAGAAAAGCCAATGGCTGGCGCGCCTGGCCAGTGGCGAAGTGATCGGCTGCTTCTGCCTGACCGAACCCCAGGCCGGCTCCGAAGCCCACAACCTGCGCACCCGCGCCGAGCTGCGTGACGGCCGCTGGGTACTCAATGGCGCCAAGCAATTCGTCAGCAACGGCCGCCGTGCCGGCCTGGCCATCGTCTTCGCGGTGACCGATGCCACCCTGGGCAAACAAGGTATCTCAGCCTTCCTGGTGCCCACCAACACACCCGGCTTCCGTATCGACCGCAGCGAGCACAAGATGGGTATCCGCGCCTCGGACACCTGCGCCATCACCCTCGACGACTGCAGCATCCCCGCCGCCAACCTGCTGGGCGAGCGCGGCAAGGGCCTGAGCATCGCCCTGTCCAATCTCGAAGGCGGGCGCATCGGCATCGCCGCCCAGGCGGTCGGCATCGCCCGCGCCGCCTTCGAGGCGGCCCTGCTCTACTCCCGCGAACGGGTACAGTTCGACAAGCCCATTGGCGAGCACCAGAGCATCGCCAACCTGCTCGCCGACATGCACACCCAGATCAATGCCGCCCGCCTGCTCACCCTGCATGCCGCGCGCCTGCGCAGCGCCGGCGAGCCATGCCTGTCCGAGGCTTCACAAGCCAAGCTGTTCGCTTCGGAAATGGCCGAGCGGGTGTGCTCCAAGGCGCTGCAGATCCACGGCGGCTACGGCTATCTGGAGGACTTCCCGGTACAGCGCTACTACCGTGACGCGCGCATCACCCAGATCTACGAAGGCGCCAGCGAGATCCAGCGCCTGCTGATCGCCCGTGAGCTCAAGCACTACGCGCTCTAG
- a CDS encoding Na+/H+ antiporter, with translation MQLLYTILTMLLVVSGTRISAQFIPLPLPILQILIGALLAVPALGLHVRLDPELFLLLFIPPLLFVDGWRMPKGQFRKLRTPILFLAFVLVFVTILGAGYFIHWLLPQVPLAACFALAAVLSPTDAVAVSAIAHGRLPNTLNNLLQGEALMNDASGLVAFKFAVAATLTGVFSFADASLQFVLVAAGGLLIGMALSYLLGRLRAWMIARGWEEPAPHVLLMLLLPFAAYVAAEHLGLSGILSAVAAGMMQSRLDLLPRQTTTRLLNRGVWAMLEFTFNGLIFLLLGLQLPDIIKAVIGDHADAWHLLLPALGYVLAVYAVLMVLRFVWVYCYWRTSGMVRRWRGKSTRFAGQSRIALTAVLTVGGVRGAVTLAGVMSLPLLLNNGEAFPERDLLILIAAGVILVSLLVASVVLPRLLPLLPQDNVARQEAELNRHRAQVLQAAIRCLEADDEKAADTDSAIATAEIRAKLMSEYRDLLERTRTRRAEASREYQRQADQLEYRMRLQALRTQRLELYRMRKEHQLDDDMLAEILRDLDNAEARLLKG, from the coding sequence ATGCAACTTCTCTACACCATCCTGACCATGTTGCTGGTGGTCAGCGGCACCCGTATCAGCGCCCAGTTCATTCCCTTGCCGTTGCCCATCCTGCAGATTCTCATCGGCGCCTTGCTGGCGGTACCGGCGCTGGGCCTGCACGTGCGTCTGGACCCCGAGCTGTTCCTGCTGCTGTTCATCCCGCCGCTGCTGTTCGTCGATGGCTGGCGCATGCCCAAGGGGCAGTTTCGCAAACTGCGCACGCCGATCCTGTTCCTGGCCTTCGTGCTGGTGTTCGTCACCATTCTCGGCGCCGGATATTTCATTCACTGGTTGCTGCCCCAGGTGCCCCTGGCCGCCTGCTTCGCCCTGGCGGCGGTGCTGTCGCCGACCGATGCGGTGGCGGTGTCGGCGATCGCCCACGGGCGCCTGCCCAATACCCTCAACAACCTGCTGCAGGGTGAGGCGCTGATGAACGATGCCTCCGGCCTGGTGGCATTCAAGTTCGCCGTGGCGGCAACCCTGACCGGGGTGTTCTCGTTCGCCGATGCCAGCCTGCAGTTCGTGCTGGTGGCCGCCGGCGGCCTGTTGATCGGCATGGCCCTGAGCTACCTGCTGGGCCGGTTGCGGGCGTGGATGATCGCCCGCGGCTGGGAGGAGCCGGCGCCCCATGTGCTGCTGATGCTGCTGCTGCCGTTCGCCGCCTATGTAGCGGCCGAGCACCTGGGGCTGTCCGGCATTCTTTCCGCGGTGGCGGCCGGCATGATGCAGAGTCGCCTCGACCTGCTGCCGCGGCAGACCACCACGCGGCTGCTCAACCGCGGCGTATGGGCGATGCTCGAGTTCACCTTCAACGGCCTGATCTTCCTGCTGCTGGGGCTGCAGCTGCCGGACATCATCAAGGCGGTGATCGGTGACCATGCCGACGCCTGGCACCTGTTGCTGCCGGCGCTAGGCTACGTGCTGGCGGTGTATGCGGTGTTGATGGTGCTGCGCTTCGTGTGGGTGTACTGCTACTGGCGCACCTCGGGGATGGTGCGGCGCTGGCGCGGCAAGTCGACGCGTTTTGCCGGCCAGTCGCGCATCGCCCTGACCGCCGTGCTGACGGTCGGCGGCGTGCGCGGCGCGGTGACCCTGGCCGGCGTGATGTCGCTGCCCTTGCTGCTCAACAACGGCGAGGCGTTTCCCGAACGGGATCTGCTGATCCTGATCGCCGCCGGGGTGATCCTGGTGTCGCTGCTGGTCGCCAGCGTGGTGCTGCCCCGGCTGCTGCCGCTGCTGCCCCAGGACAACGTGGCGCGCCAGGAGGCCGAACTCAATCGACACCGTGCCCAGGTGCTGCAGGCGGCGATCCGCTGCCTGGAGGCCGATGACGAAAAGGCCGCCGACACCGACAGCGCCATCGCCACGGCGGAGATCCGTGCCAAGCTGATGAGCGAGTACCGCGACCTGCTCGAGCGCACCCGCACGCGCCGCGCCGAAGCGTCGCGCGAGTACCAGCGCCAGGCCGATCAGCTGGAGTACCGCATGCGCCTGCAGGCCTTGCGCACCCAGCGTCTGGAGCTGTACCGGATGCGCAAGGAGCATCAACTGGACGACGACATGCTGGCCGAGATCCTCCGCGATCTGGATAACGCGGAGGCGCGGCTGCTCAAGGGCTAG
- a CDS encoding ArsC family reductase has protein sequence MSYVLYGIKACDTMKKARTWLDERGATYRFHDYKTAGIDRGNLQKWCDEHGWETLLNRAGTTFRKLDDAQKSDLDQAKAIDLMLAQPSMIKRPVLDLGTRTLVGFKPERYAAELA, from the coding sequence ATGAGTTACGTGCTTTATGGCATCAAGGCCTGCGACACCATGAAGAAGGCCCGCACCTGGCTCGACGAGCGCGGTGCCACTTACCGGTTCCACGACTACAAGACCGCCGGCATCGACCGCGGCAACCTGCAAAAATGGTGCGACGAACACGGCTGGGAAACCCTCCTCAATCGTGCCGGCACCACCTTCCGCAAGCTCGACGACGCGCAGAAAAGCGATCTCGACCAGGCCAAGGCCATCGACCTGATGCTGGCCCAACCGTCGATGATCAAGCGCCCGGTGCTGGACCTCGGCACCCGCACCCTGGTCGGTTTCAAACCCGAGCGTTACGCCGCCGAACTGGCCTGA
- the dapD gene encoding 2,3,4,5-tetrahydropyridine-2,6-dicarboxylate N-succinyltransferase, whose amino-acid sequence MSNTLFSLAFGVGTQNRQSAWLEVFYAQPLLNPSAELVAKVSEKLGYSGGNQAIALTNQQAGELASALKHVDPVQAALLTRLAESAKPLVATLLAEDAALTSTPEAYLKLHLLSHRLVKPHGLNLTGIFPLLPNVAWTSQGAVDLAELPERQLEARLKGDLLEVFSVDKFPKMTDYVVPSGVRIADSARVRLGAYIGEGTTVMHEGFVNFNAGTAGPGMIEGRVSAGVFVGKGSDLGGGCSTMGTLSGGGNIVISVGEGCLIGANAGIGIPLGDRNIVEAGLYVTAGTKIALLDDQNNLVKVVKGRDLAGQPDLLFRRNSQSGAVECKTNKSAIELNEALHAHN is encoded by the coding sequence ATGTCCAATACTCTGTTCAGCCTGGCCTTCGGGGTCGGCACGCAAAACCGTCAAAGCGCCTGGCTGGAAGTGTTCTACGCCCAGCCGCTGCTCAACCCGAGCGCCGAACTGGTCGCCAAGGTCAGCGAGAAACTCGGCTACAGCGGTGGCAACCAGGCCATCGCCCTGACCAACCAGCAGGCCGGTGAACTGGCCAGCGCCCTGAAGCACGTCGACCCGGTACAAGCCGCCCTGCTGACCCGCCTGGCCGAAAGTGCCAAGCCGCTGGTCGCCACCCTGCTGGCCGAAGACGCCGCCCTGACCAGCACGCCCGAGGCCTACCTCAAGCTGCACCTGCTGTCCCACCGCCTGGTCAAGCCCCACGGCCTGAACCTGACCGGCATCTTCCCGCTGCTGCCCAACGTCGCCTGGACCAGCCAGGGTGCGGTCGACCTGGCCGAGCTGCCCGAGCGTCAGCTGGAAGCCCGCCTCAAAGGCGACCTGCTGGAAGTCTTCTCGGTGGACAAGTTCCCGAAAATGACCGATTACGTGGTGCCGAGCGGCGTGCGTATCGCGGACAGCGCACGGGTTCGTCTGGGCGCCTACATCGGCGAAGGCACCACCGTGATGCACGAAGGCTTCGTCAACTTCAACGCCGGTACCGCCGGCCCGGGCATGATCGAAGGCCGCGTGTCCGCCGGCGTGTTCGTCGGCAAAGGGTCGGACCTGGGTGGCGGCTGCTCGACCATGGGCACCCTGTCCGGTGGCGGCAACATCGTCATCTCCGTGGGCGAAGGCTGCCTGATCGGCGCCAACGCCGGCATCGGCATCCCGCTGGGCGACCGCAACATCGTCGAAGCCGGCCTGTACGTCACCGCCGGCACCAAGATCGCCCTGCTCGACGACCAGAACAACCTGGTCAAGGTGGTCAAGGGCCGTGACCTGGCTGGCCAGCCGGACCTTTTGTTCCGTCGCAACTCCCAGAGCGGCGCCGTGGAATGCAAGACCAACAAGTCGGCCATCGAGCTGAACGAAGCCCTGCACGCCCATAACTGA